Proteins from a genomic interval of Paenibacillus sp. FSL H8-0048:
- a CDS encoding dihydroorotate dehydrogenase electron transfer subunit, giving the protein MATVISNERLAEGVYHLVVEGGNSGEMGQFYMLRAWGAYPLLSRPLSIHQVNDNGVEFLYHVVGEGTEILAALNPGDPLELEGPFGTGFPQVEGKVALVGGGIGIAPLYYCAQKLPGSDIYLGFSREPFRTEAFRPLAAELTVDVGGLILDSVDFSAYDHIFVCGPHPMLKAAQLKGIAPDSGGKRPAVYLSLENRMACGIGACLVCSVSCKDGQRKACADGPVFLAEEVLFHD; this is encoded by the coding sequence GTGGCGACGGTGATTAGTAATGAGCGGCTGGCTGAAGGAGTGTACCACCTGGTAGTTGAAGGGGGAAACAGCGGGGAGATGGGTCAGTTCTACATGCTGCGGGCATGGGGAGCCTATCCGCTGCTGTCAAGACCCCTTAGCATACATCAGGTGAATGATAACGGTGTTGAATTCTTGTATCACGTAGTGGGCGAAGGAACAGAGATCCTTGCCGCACTGAATCCGGGCGATCCGCTGGAGCTGGAGGGACCGTTCGGTACAGGCTTCCCGCAGGTCGAAGGCAAGGTAGCGCTAGTGGGCGGGGGGATCGGAATTGCTCCGCTGTATTATTGTGCGCAAAAGCTTCCGGGAAGTGATATCTATCTCGGCTTCAGCCGCGAGCCTTTCCGTACCGAAGCCTTCCGTCCTCTGGCTGCTGAGCTGACCGTCGATGTAGGCGGATTGATTCTGGACAGCGTGGATTTCTCGGCGTATGACCATATCTTCGTCTGCGGCCCGCATCCGATGCTGAAGGCTGCACAGCTCAAGGGCATTGCTCCAGATTCTGGGGGCAAGCGCCCCGCCGTCTATCTGTCCCTGGAGAACCGGATGGCCTGCGGCATCGGCGCCTGCCTGGTCTGCAGCGTCTCTTGTAAGGACGGGCAACGCAAAGCCTGTGCGGACGGTCCTGTCTTCCTGGCTGAGGAGGTATTATTCCATGATTAA